A single genomic interval of Trinickia acidisoli harbors:
- the tssG gene encoding type VI secretion system baseplate subunit TssG, with protein MEAMGTDDRLPAATLIARLLAHPHDFDLFQAIHLLERAQSWARPLGTGDGKDEAVRFAGHVSLAFEPSDIRSVRKQAAGDDRATYTVSTAAMTLAGANGPLPLPFTEWLLMRRAARETAMSDFLDIFNHRFLSFLYRSRQKHAPGLNGLAPDDTALTACLDALGNLGLRAGERGPAGARRWLRHAGLLGGAPRSMSGLLAMLSDRLGVAVRGAQFVGGWRDLDARDSARLSGGGRAVSRLNGRAVVGRRCWDQAAGIRIEFVDLSPERFEALLPGGALHELTAWLVHSYLEQDLDVHVVLRPAPRQAACAVGGARAARLGWTAWLGARRAAGADAAPLKPPAPAAPLAPARFTLRMLPSAAAWRSSNA; from the coding sequence ATGGAAGCAATGGGAACCGATGACCGGTTGCCAGCAGCTACTCTGATCGCTCGGCTTCTCGCTCATCCTCACGATTTCGACTTGTTCCAGGCGATCCATCTGCTGGAGCGGGCGCAGTCGTGGGCGCGGCCGCTCGGAACGGGGGACGGGAAAGACGAAGCGGTGCGTTTCGCGGGCCATGTGTCGCTCGCGTTCGAGCCGAGCGATATCCGCAGCGTGCGTAAGCAGGCCGCGGGCGACGATCGCGCCACGTACACCGTGAGCACCGCGGCAATGACGCTGGCCGGTGCCAACGGGCCGCTGCCGCTGCCGTTCACCGAGTGGCTCTTGATGCGGCGTGCGGCGCGCGAGACGGCGATGTCGGATTTTCTCGACATCTTCAATCACCGCTTTCTTTCGTTTCTGTATCGCAGCCGGCAGAAGCATGCACCGGGACTGAACGGGCTCGCGCCGGACGATACGGCGCTAACCGCCTGCCTCGACGCGCTCGGCAACCTCGGGTTGCGCGCCGGCGAGCGTGGGCCGGCTGGCGCCCGGCGGTGGCTGCGCCATGCCGGGTTGCTCGGCGGCGCGCCGCGCTCGATGTCGGGTTTGCTCGCCATGCTGTCCGACCGGCTCGGCGTCGCGGTGCGCGGCGCGCAGTTCGTCGGCGGCTGGCGCGATCTCGATGCGCGCGATTCGGCGCGATTGTCGGGCGGCGGCCGCGCGGTCTCGCGCCTGAACGGCCGCGCGGTCGTCGGGCGGCGCTGCTGGGATCAGGCGGCGGGCATTCGCATCGAATTCGTCGATCTGTCGCCGGAACGGTTCGAAGCCCTGCTGCCCGGAGGTGCGTTGCATGAATTGACCGCGTGGCTCGTCCACTCGTATCTGGAGCAGGATCTCGATGTCCATGTCGTGCTGCGGCCGGCGCCGCGACAGGCCGCCTGTGCGGTCGGCGGCGCGCGCGCGGCGCGGCTGGGCTGGACGGCCTGGCTCGGCGCGCGGCGTGCCGCGGGCGCGGATGCCGCGCCGCTCAAGCCGCCCGCGCCAGCCGCACCGCTTGCGCCGGCCCGATTCACCCTGCGCATGCTGCCCTCCGCGGCGGCATGGCGCTCATCGAATGCGTAG